The following proteins come from a genomic window of Pseudomonas sp. J452:
- the glyA gene encoding serine hydroxymethyltransferase produces MFSRDLTLARFDADLFAAMEQEAQRQEHHIELIASENYTSPAVMEAQGSVLTNKYAEGYPGKRYYGGCEYVDIVEQLAIDRAKELFGADYANVQPHAGSQANSAVFLALLQAGDTILGMSLAHGGHLTHGASVSSSGKLYNAVQYGITDAGLIDYDEVERLAVEHKPKMIIAGFSAYSQILDFPRFRAIADKVGAYLFVDMAHVAGLVAAGVYPNPVPFADVVTTTTHKTLRGPRGGLILARKNEEIEKKLNSAVFPGAQGGPLEHVIAAKAVCFKEALQPEFKTYQQQVVKNAQAMASVFIARGFDVVSGGTQNHLFLLSLIKQDITGKDADAALGRAYITVNKNSVPNDPRSPFVTSGLRIGTPAVTTRGFKEAECQELAGWICDILQNMGDESVVDAVREKVKAVCAKLPVYGN; encoded by the coding sequence ATGTTCAGCCGTGATTTGACCCTCGCCCGTTTCGACGCCGACCTGTTTGCCGCCATGGAGCAAGAAGCCCAGCGCCAGGAACATCACATCGAGCTGATCGCCTCGGAGAACTACACCAGCCCGGCGGTGATGGAAGCCCAGGGTTCGGTACTGACCAACAAGTACGCCGAAGGCTACCCGGGCAAGCGTTACTACGGCGGCTGCGAGTACGTCGACATCGTCGAGCAACTGGCCATCGACCGCGCCAAAGAGCTGTTCGGCGCCGACTACGCCAACGTCCAGCCGCACGCCGGTTCGCAAGCCAACAGCGCGGTATTCCTCGCCCTGCTGCAAGCTGGCGACACCATCCTCGGCATGAGCCTGGCCCACGGCGGTCACCTGACCCACGGCGCCAGCGTTTCCTCCTCCGGCAAGCTGTACAACGCCGTGCAGTACGGCATCACCGATGCCGGCCTGATCGACTACGACGAAGTCGAGCGCCTGGCCGTTGAGCACAAGCCGAAGATGATCATCGCCGGCTTCTCCGCCTACTCGCAGATCCTCGACTTCCCGCGCTTCCGCGCCATCGCCGACAAAGTCGGTGCCTACCTGTTCGTCGACATGGCCCACGTGGCTGGCCTGGTTGCCGCCGGCGTGTACCCGAACCCGGTGCCGTTCGCCGACGTCGTCACCACCACCACCCACAAGACCCTGCGCGGCCCGCGCGGCGGCCTGATCCTCGCGCGCAAGAACGAGGAGATCGAGAAGAAGCTCAACTCCGCCGTCTTCCCGGGTGCCCAGGGTGGCCCGCTGGAGCACGTGATCGCGGCCAAGGCCGTGTGCTTCAAGGAAGCCCTGCAGCCTGAGTTCAAGACCTACCAGCAGCAGGTGGTGAAGAACGCCCAGGCCATGGCCAGCGTGTTCATCGCCCGCGGCTTCGACGTGGTTTCCGGCGGTACGCAGAACCACCTGTTCCTGCTGTCGCTGATCAAGCAGGACATCACCGGTAAGGACGCCGACGCCGCCCTGGGTCGCGCCTACATCACCGTGAACAAGAACAGCGTGCCGAACGACCCGCGTTCGCCGTTCGTTACCTCCGGCCTGCGCATCGGCACCCCGGCCGTCACCACCCGCGGCTTCAAGGAAGCCGAGTGCCAGGAACTGGCCGGCTGGATCTGCGACATCCTGCAGAACATGGGCGACGAGTCCGTGGTCGACGCAGTACGCGAGAAGGTCAAGGCCGTCTGCGCCAAGCTGCCGGTGTACGGCAACTAA